In Actinomycetota bacterium, the DNA window AAACAGCTCATAACCCGCAGCACTGTCTCCGGCGGTTATTACTTCATATCCTTCATCTATCAGCTTTTCTTTATATAAACATTTAATTGTCTTTTCATCTTCAACAACCAGTATTTTTTTCATAAGTTAAATCCTCCAATAAAAATTTACGTCCGTATAGGTTTAAAAAGTATATAATTACATGAAAATAAGTTTTTTTTCAAGTAATAAAATGATTGTTTCTGGCTAATGGTAATTTTACACTAAAAGTTGCTACATTTTCAAAATTACTTTCAACAGATATAAATTCATGATGTTTTTCAATGATTTTCGCATTATTAACATAATTCTGCTCCAATACAAGAGTGATTGAAATATTATTCATCTCACCTGATACCCGAGCAATATTTATGCAATCTTTTAATAAAAGGCAGGATCTATGTTTTCATGAACCGCTTTCTTCTCAGGGCCATAATAAATAATATCATTCAAGACCTTCTATAGCTGTAAATTTTGCTGACCACGGTTTCATATTGCTTATGTCGAATTCATTATTCCGGAAATATTTCTTCCCGACCCTGTCTGCATATTCTTCTATGGAAATCAGAGGATTTAAAATAAAATATCGAAGTCATTATCTGCATACCACAGATTTAAAAAGATCATTATACATCTCTGCGGAATATTCCCATGAATAATCACATTTCATTGCATTATTAATTATTTTACTCCAGATTGTACTGTCTTTAAAAAATAATAGTGATCGTTTAATACAGCAATAAAGGTTTTTCCAGTCATAATCATCAAATAAAAATCCCTGACCGCCTTTTCCGACATCTTTTTCCGACATAATGTCAATAATGGTATCGGCAAGACCGCCCGTTCTTCTTGCGACAGGTATTGTCCCATATTTCAGGCTTATCAGCTGTCCAAGACCGCAGGGTTCATATTTTGAAGGCATAAGGAAAATATCTGAACCGGCATAAATCTTTCTTGCAAGGCTGTCTGAAAAAGCAATATTCAGACTTATTTTGTCGCCGAAAATCTTCTGAATATCCTTCAGCATATTCATATATTTTTCATCACCTGTTCCAAGAATGATAATATAAATGTCTTCTTTTAAAATTTCTTTCATAACTTTTATAAGTATATCAATTCCTTTTTGCTCTGATAATCTTGAGACAATTCCCAGAACAGGTCTGCTGTATTCAGGCTTCCTAAACAATTTATCCAGTAAAGCTTTCTTGCACATCTTTTTGCCTGAAAAGCTGTCAGAGTTGTAGTTTTCCGTAATTTCTCTGTCCTTTTCAGGATTCCACAACTCATAATCAATGCCATTTATTATTCCGGAAAGATCCTCTTTCCTGGTATGCAATATCCCTTCAAGCCTGCATCCGAACTCGGGAGTAAGGATTTCTCTGGAGTAAGTGGGACTGACGGTGGTTATTTTGTCAGAATATACAATTCCGCTTTTCATATAATTGATCTTTCCGTAAAACTCCAGTTCGTTCATATTGAAATGTCTTCTGTCAATATCAAGAAGTTCCAGCGTTTCCTGTCCGAATATGCCCTGGTATGCGATATTATGTATAGTGAATACTGTTTTTGTATTTTTAAAGTAGCAGTTTTTACTTATATTTTTTTTAATAAAAAGAAAAAATGAACATAATCCCGTGTGATAATCATGCAGATGCAGAACATCGGGCTTGAAATCTATTGACTGAAGAAGTTCTAATATCGACCTGGAAAAAAATCCAAATCTTAAATTATTATCTTCATAATCACCGCGGGGAGTGCCATACAGATTTTCCCTTCCGAAGTAGAAAGGATTTCTTATAAAGAAATAATCAATTCCTTTTTCGTTTATTTTATAAATATCAAAACAATCTTCTTTTACTGCGCTGATTCTTACTTTTATATTTTCTGCGATTCTTATAACATTTCTGAAGTTTGAAAAAATATACTCATAACCCGGCATTATCACGATGGTATTATTACCGGCCTGTTTTAATGCGCCGGGAAGCGAACCTGTTACATCGGCAAGTCCTCCTGTTTTTGCAAAAGGAACAGCCTCGGCGGAGCATATGGCAAGTTTAAACATTTCAAGCTCTTTTGTCAGTTTATTACCTGAAAGAAATAAATCTTTTTGACTAATGTCATTGCATATTTAATATTTATATTATATTAATTATTAAAATGCAAAGTTATAAATTTAATATTTGAAGATCGATCTGTATAATTGATTTTATGATAGGCAATAACAACTATAAAAATTTTAATCAGTTTTCAGAATATGATATTTATCTTTTCAAGAATGGCAATCATTTCAGGCTCTATGAAAAAATGGGGGCGCATCGGAGAAAAATCGACGGAGAAGAGGGAATATATTTTGCTGTCTGGGCGCCGAATGCCACCGATGTATGTGTAGCAGGAGATTTTAACGGATGGAGCGAAAACAACAGACTTGTCAGCAGGAAAGATGGATCGGGAATATGGGAAACCTTTATTCCCGGACTGAAGGAAGATTCTTTATATAAATATAAAATAAAATCAGGTTTTAAAACAGGATATACTGAAAAAGCCGATCCTTTTTCATTTTATTGCGAGATTCCTCCAAAGACAGCATCAATTGTAAGGAATCTTGAATACGACTGGAAGGATGAGAAATGGATGCGAAAAAGAGCCGGCTATAACAAAAACGATGCGCCTTTCTCGATTTATGAGGTGCATCTCGGTTCCTGGAGAAGAGACAGTGAAAACAATTTTCTTGGCTACAGACAGATTGCAAAGGAACTGGCAGAATATGTGAAAGAAAACGGCTATACACATGTGGAGCTGCTTCCCATAATGGAGCATCCGTTCTATGGCTCCTGGGGCTATCAGATCACAGGATTTTTTGCTCCTACTTCCAGATATGGAAATCCGCAGGATTTTATGTATTTCGTTGATTATTTTCATCAGAAAAACATAGGAGTTATACTTGACTGGGTTCCTTCACATTTTCCTGACGATCTGCACGGACTTTATCTTTTTGACGGCACCCATCTTTATGAGCATGCTGACAAAAAACTCGGGTATCATCCTGACTGGAAGAGCCGGATCTTCAATTATGGACGATATGAAGTAAGGCAGTTTTTAATAAACAGTGCATTATTCTGGCTTGACAAATATCATATTGATGGAATAAGAATAGATGCTGTTGCTTCAATGCTGTATCTTGACTATTCAAGAAAAGAAGGGCAATGGATTCCAAATAAATACGGCGGTAGAGAAAATCTTGAAGCAATAGAGTTTATTAAACAGCTAAATACTGAAGTTTATAAAAATTTTCCTGATGTGCAGACAATGGCGGAAGAATCAACCGCATGGCCCATGGTCACAAAACCGGTATATTCAGGCGGGCTTGGATTTGGAATGAAGTGGAATATGGGCTGGATGCATGATACGCTGAATTACTTTTCCAAAGACCCGGTTTACAGAAAATATCATCAGAATGAACTGAATTTCACTTTCTGGTATGCTTTTAATGAAAACTTTGTTTTACCGATTTCTCATGACGAAGTCGTACATGGCAAAAAATCGCTGCTTGGAAAAATGCCCGGCGACATTTGGAAAAAATTTGCAAATCTCCGCCTTCTGTTAAGCTATATGTTTGCCTATCCCGGCAAGAAGCTGATTTTTATGGGAACAGAGTTTGCGCAGCCGGGTGAATGGGATCACGATTCTGTGTTGCAGTGGCATTTTGCTGAAAGAGAGGGGCACAGGGATATTAAAAGAGTTTTGATGGATCTGAACAGGATTTACAGAAAAGAAAAAGCTTTTTATGTGAATGATTTTAATGGTGAAAGTTTCAAGTGGGTGGATTTTAAAGATCATGATAATAGCATAATTTCATTTTTAAGAACATATAAAAATGAGGTAGCGATACTTGCATGTTTTAACTTTACTCCTGTTCCCAGATATGAATACAGAATAGGAGTTCCGTCTGAGGGTGTCTGGAAGGAATTATTCAATAGCGACTCGGAAATATACGGAGGAAGCGGGCACGGTAATTTTGGAGAATTAATCGCTCAGAAGTTTCCCTGCCACGGATACGACTGCTCGATAATTGGCACACTTCCACCACTGGGGGCATTATTTTTTAAAAAAGCAGAAAAGGGCAAATAATTTTATTTTTATATTTAGAAACTGATATAAATTATGAAAGATAAAAAAACAGCAAGAAGATTTGTGTGCATACACGGCC includes these proteins:
- the glgA gene encoding glycogen synthase GlgA produces the protein MFKLAICSAEAVPFAKTGGLADVTGSLPGALKQAGNNTIVIMPGYEYIFSNFRNVIRIAENIKVRISAVKEDCFDIYKINEKGIDYFFIRNPFYFGRENLYGTPRGDYEDNNLRFGFFSRSILELLQSIDFKPDVLHLHDYHTGLCSFFLFIKKNISKNCYFKNTKTVFTIHNIAYQGIFGQETLELLDIDRRHFNMNELEFYGKINYMKSGIVYSDKITTVSPTYSREILTPEFGCRLEGILHTRKEDLSGIINGIDYELWNPEKDREITENYNSDSFSGKKMCKKALLDKLFRKPEYSRPVLGIVSRLSEQKGIDILIKVMKEILKEDIYIIILGTGDEKYMNMLKDIQKIFGDKISLNIAFSDSLARKIYAGSDIFLMPSKYEPCGLGQLISLKYGTIPVARRTGGLADTIIDIMSEKDVGKGGQGFLFDDYDWKNLYCCIKRSLLFFKDSTIWSKIINNAMKCDYSWEYSAEMYNDLFKSVVCR
- the glgB gene encoding 1,4-alpha-glucan branching protein GlgB, encoding MIGNNNYKNFNQFSEYDIYLFKNGNHFRLYEKMGAHRRKIDGEEGIYFAVWAPNATDVCVAGDFNGWSENNRLVSRKDGSGIWETFIPGLKEDSLYKYKIKSGFKTGYTEKADPFSFYCEIPPKTASIVRNLEYDWKDEKWMRKRAGYNKNDAPFSIYEVHLGSWRRDSENNFLGYRQIAKELAEYVKENGYTHVELLPIMEHPFYGSWGYQITGFFAPTSRYGNPQDFMYFVDYFHQKNIGVILDWVPSHFPDDLHGLYLFDGTHLYEHADKKLGYHPDWKSRIFNYGRYEVRQFLINSALFWLDKYHIDGIRIDAVASMLYLDYSRKEGQWIPNKYGGRENLEAIEFIKQLNTEVYKNFPDVQTMAEESTAWPMVTKPVYSGGLGFGMKWNMGWMHDTLNYFSKDPVYRKYHQNELNFTFWYAFNENFVLPISHDEVVHGKKSLLGKMPGDIWKKFANLRLLLSYMFAYPGKKLIFMGTEFAQPGEWDHDSVLQWHFAEREGHRDIKRVLMDLNRIYRKEKAFYVNDFNGESFKWVDFKDHDNSIISFLRTYKNEVAILACFNFTPVPRYEYRIGVPSEGVWKELFNSDSEIYGGSGHGNFGELIAQKFPCHGYDCSIIGTLPPLGALFFKKAEKGK